From the genome of Kryptolebias marmoratus isolate JLee-2015 linkage group LG19, ASM164957v2, whole genome shotgun sequence, one region includes:
- the LOC108233366 gene encoding interleukin-6 receptor subunit beta isoform X1 has translation MFFKRRLAVRSGSVEASMFALRALFTVAAVTSVCKGQQDIICNVEPKDVHIEVGSSVEITCHCSRASGQILWTLNQNAVDESLSTSINSTHTVLSLRNFTKPSATLQCHSSHTNQILGGTTIKTYTRPRDVSCVLHYEHKKSKGIPNLFTCRWDHQANPLLKINYTVLMSKTLEKSSQTEICNSQKTSCTYKNIHTSGILIFFDKYTVTVRAKTAAWEASSDPFEFDPLQIIKINPPTVKVNSSSNRLLVTVEKWCPFTEDCRCQVKYYKASEPNETPKLISTTDLKVDIKEVGSCINYNVSVRCAEEMAVWSNWSPEQTIRTKLNKAHIRLCLWRKVAAEGENGKRKVHLMWKGIPSMCEERFYYTVKQTYYTKDKVIGNCTSTSCGNSPCDVEVDQDAHRLCLTVSSDEGLLAEESVYVPAVEESLPQVTDIQTFTQKGITKISWKAPVQPVRDYIIDWTHNGNRYDWKNSTFTNATLFDLLNRTQYNITVTPLMDDRTGQSTQAPQICSSMEVPEVVAIRDVQTYDTSASVNWDTQSQYTCSDVVTFTVFYELQEGPLLNITIDGKKHDIVLKDLKPEMQYSVTVEAKGHDGTTTSRKRFFTTKKFDPRFIKALSVCGSIILLFVLFFGLCCAIQWKKFLEKPVPNPGLSSLAKWLSQNHHKGVGIFQSFTHHSENICDQVYTEESRRPNMPSITPICYGNKAGDATDEYCDPSSTFASDAPDDELSEPTETQLLSSPEESISSLSTESSSMNPYRSQSSMETSMPRTEKLCQGDSGKPHEKTTPKSVYVSLSMLEQGNVR, from the exons ATGTTCTTCAAACGACGACTTGCAGTGAGGTCTGGATCAGTGGAGGCGAGCATGTTTGCCCTCAGAGCTTTATTCACTGTGGCTGCAGTCACCTCTGTGTGTAAAG GCCAGCAAGACATCATCTGCAACGTTGAACCCAAAGATGTGCACATCGAAGTGGGTTCCAGTGTGGAGATAACGTGCCATTGTTCACGCGCGAGTGGCCAAATCCTCTGGACACTGAATCAAAACGCCGTCGATGAAAGTTTGTCAACCAGCATTAACTCAACACACACTGTATTGTCACTGAGAAACTTCACCAAGCCAAGTGCAACACTGCAGTGTCACAGTTCACATACTAATCAAATACTTGGAGGCACCACCATCAAAACCTACA CAAGGCCCAGAGATGTGTCATGTGTCTTGCATTATgaacataaaaagtcaaaaggtATCCCAAACCTATTCACGTGCAGATGGGATCATCAGGCAAATCCTTTGCTGAAAATAAACTACACCGTACTTATGag TAAAACTTTGGAAAAGTCCTCCCAGACTGAAATTTGCAACTCGCAAAAAACAAGCTGCACATACAAAAATATCCATACATCTGGAATCTTGATCTTTTTTGATAAGTACACAGTTACTGTCAGAGCTAAAACGGCTGCTTGGGAGGCATCCTCTGATCCTTTTGAATTTGACCCCTTACAAATAA TAAAAATTAACCCCCCGACGGTAAAAGTGAATTCCTCTTCAAATCGTCTGTTGGTTACTGTGGAAAAATGGTGCCCATTTACAGAAGACTGTCGCTGTCAAGTCAAATACTACAAG GCTTCAGAGCCAAATGAAACcccaaag CTTATTTCAACAACTGATCTGAAAGTTGACATTAAAGAAGTGGGATCCTGCATCAACTACAATGTTTCAGTCCGGTGCGCCGAAGAAATGGCTGTTTGGAGCAACTGGAGCCCAGAACAGACGATTCGgactaaactaaaca AGGCTCACATCAGGCTGTGCCTGTGGAGGAAGGTGGCTGCAGAgggagaaaatggaaaaagaaaagtccatCTCATGTGGAAG GGTATTCCTTCAATGTGTGAGGAGCGATTTTACTACACCGTTAAACAAACTTACTACACAAAGGACAAGGTCATAGGAAATTGTACTTCTACATCATGTGGGAACTCCCCTTGCGACGTGGAAGTGGACCAAGATGCACACAGATTATGTCTTACAGTTTCCAGTGATGAAGGCTTGCTTGCTGAGGAGTCTGTTTATGTCCCAGCTGTTGAAGAGA GCCTTCCACAAGTTACTGACATCCAGaccttcacacagaaaggcatTACGAAGATCAGCTGGAAGGCGCCTGTTCAGCCTGTCAGAGATTACATAATCGACTGGACACACAATGGAAATCGATACGATTGGAAGAACAGCACATTCACTAATGCAACTCTCTTTG acttGTTGAACAGAACGCAGTATAACATCACCGTGACGCCCCTCATGGATGACAGAACAGGTCAAAGCACACAAGCTCCTCAGATATGCTCCAGCATGGAAG TTCCAGAGGTTGTTGCTATCAGAGATGTACAAACTTACGACACAAGTGCGTCTGTGAACTGGGACACCCAGTCGCAGTACACATGCAGTGATGTCGTTACCTTCACAGTTTTCTATGAGCTACAGGAAGGACCACTTCTCA atattactatagatggaaaaaaacatgacattgttttaaaagatctgaagcCAGAGATGCAATACAGTGTTACTGTTGAGGCCAAAGGTCATGATGGGACTACCACAAgcagaaaaaggttttttacCACCAAAAAATTTG atCCCAGATTCATCAAggctctgagtgtgtgtggaagcatcattttactttttgtgctgttttttggGTTGTGCTGTGCCATTCA GTGGAAGAAGTTTTTGGAAAAGCCTGTGCCAAATCCAGGCCTCAGTTCTTTGGCAAAGTGGCTGTCACAAAATCATCACAAG GGGGTGGGGATCTTCCAGTCATTTACTCATCACTCCGAAAACATCTGTGACCAGGTGTACACAGAGGAAAGTCGAAGACCAAACATGCCTTCAATTACTCCCATCTGTTACGGTAACAAAGCCGGTGACGCCACAGATGAGTACTGCGATCCATCCTCCACTTTCGCTTCAGATGCACCGGATGATGAATTGTCTGAACCCACAGAGACGCAGCTCCTGTCTTCTCCCGAAGAATCCATTTCATCCCTCTCCACAGAGAGCAGCTCGATGAACCCATATCGCAGTCAGAGTTCAATGGAAACCTCGATGCCAAGAACCGAAAAACTATGTCAGGGTGACTCAGGGAAACCACATGAAAAGACAACGCCGAAGAGTGTGTATGTCAGTCTAAGCATGTTGGAACAGGGTAATGTTAGGTGA
- the LOC108233366 gene encoding interleukin-6 receptor subunit beta isoform X2, which produces MFFKRRLAVRSGSVEASMFALRALFTVAAVTSVCKGQQDIICNVEPKDVHIEVGSSVEITCHCSRASGQILWTLNQNAVDESLSTSINSTHTVLSLRNFTKPSATLQCHSSHTNQILGGTTIKTYTRPRDVSCVLHYEHKKSKGIPNLFTCRWDHQANPLLKINYTVLMSKTLEKSSQTEICNSQKTSCTYKNIHTSGILIFFDKYTVTVRAKTAAWEASSDPFEFDPLQIIKINPPTVKVNSSSNRLLVTVEKWCPFTEDCRCQVKYYKASEPNETPKLISTTDLKVDIKEVGSCINYNVSVRCAEEMAVWSNWSPEQTIRTKLNKAHIRLCLWRKVAAEGENGKRKVHLMWKGIPSMCEERFYYTVKQTYYTKDKVIGNCTSTSCGNSPCDVEVDQDAHRLCLTVSSDEGLLAEESVYVPAVEESLPQVTDIQTFTQKGITKISWKAPVQPVRDYIIDWTHNGNRYDWKNSTFTNATLFDLLNRTQYNITVTPLMDDRTGQSTQAPQICSSMEVPEVVAIRDVQTYDTSASVNWDTQSQYTCSDVVTFTVFYELQEGPLLNITIDGKKHDIVLKDLKPEMQYSVTVEAKGHDGTTTSRKRFFTTKKFDPRFIKALSVCGSIILLFVLFFGLCCAIQWKKFLEKPVPNPGLSSLAKWLSQNHHKGVGIFQSFTHHSENICDQVYTEESRRPNMPSITPICYETQLLSSPEESISSLSTESSSMNPYRSQSSMETSMPRTEKLCQGDSGKPHEKTTPKSVYVSLSMLEQGNVR; this is translated from the exons ATGTTCTTCAAACGACGACTTGCAGTGAGGTCTGGATCAGTGGAGGCGAGCATGTTTGCCCTCAGAGCTTTATTCACTGTGGCTGCAGTCACCTCTGTGTGTAAAG GCCAGCAAGACATCATCTGCAACGTTGAACCCAAAGATGTGCACATCGAAGTGGGTTCCAGTGTGGAGATAACGTGCCATTGTTCACGCGCGAGTGGCCAAATCCTCTGGACACTGAATCAAAACGCCGTCGATGAAAGTTTGTCAACCAGCATTAACTCAACACACACTGTATTGTCACTGAGAAACTTCACCAAGCCAAGTGCAACACTGCAGTGTCACAGTTCACATACTAATCAAATACTTGGAGGCACCACCATCAAAACCTACA CAAGGCCCAGAGATGTGTCATGTGTCTTGCATTATgaacataaaaagtcaaaaggtATCCCAAACCTATTCACGTGCAGATGGGATCATCAGGCAAATCCTTTGCTGAAAATAAACTACACCGTACTTATGag TAAAACTTTGGAAAAGTCCTCCCAGACTGAAATTTGCAACTCGCAAAAAACAAGCTGCACATACAAAAATATCCATACATCTGGAATCTTGATCTTTTTTGATAAGTACACAGTTACTGTCAGAGCTAAAACGGCTGCTTGGGAGGCATCCTCTGATCCTTTTGAATTTGACCCCTTACAAATAA TAAAAATTAACCCCCCGACGGTAAAAGTGAATTCCTCTTCAAATCGTCTGTTGGTTACTGTGGAAAAATGGTGCCCATTTACAGAAGACTGTCGCTGTCAAGTCAAATACTACAAG GCTTCAGAGCCAAATGAAACcccaaag CTTATTTCAACAACTGATCTGAAAGTTGACATTAAAGAAGTGGGATCCTGCATCAACTACAATGTTTCAGTCCGGTGCGCCGAAGAAATGGCTGTTTGGAGCAACTGGAGCCCAGAACAGACGATTCGgactaaactaaaca AGGCTCACATCAGGCTGTGCCTGTGGAGGAAGGTGGCTGCAGAgggagaaaatggaaaaagaaaagtccatCTCATGTGGAAG GGTATTCCTTCAATGTGTGAGGAGCGATTTTACTACACCGTTAAACAAACTTACTACACAAAGGACAAGGTCATAGGAAATTGTACTTCTACATCATGTGGGAACTCCCCTTGCGACGTGGAAGTGGACCAAGATGCACACAGATTATGTCTTACAGTTTCCAGTGATGAAGGCTTGCTTGCTGAGGAGTCTGTTTATGTCCCAGCTGTTGAAGAGA GCCTTCCACAAGTTACTGACATCCAGaccttcacacagaaaggcatTACGAAGATCAGCTGGAAGGCGCCTGTTCAGCCTGTCAGAGATTACATAATCGACTGGACACACAATGGAAATCGATACGATTGGAAGAACAGCACATTCACTAATGCAACTCTCTTTG acttGTTGAACAGAACGCAGTATAACATCACCGTGACGCCCCTCATGGATGACAGAACAGGTCAAAGCACACAAGCTCCTCAGATATGCTCCAGCATGGAAG TTCCAGAGGTTGTTGCTATCAGAGATGTACAAACTTACGACACAAGTGCGTCTGTGAACTGGGACACCCAGTCGCAGTACACATGCAGTGATGTCGTTACCTTCACAGTTTTCTATGAGCTACAGGAAGGACCACTTCTCA atattactatagatggaaaaaaacatgacattgttttaaaagatctgaagcCAGAGATGCAATACAGTGTTACTGTTGAGGCCAAAGGTCATGATGGGACTACCACAAgcagaaaaaggttttttacCACCAAAAAATTTG atCCCAGATTCATCAAggctctgagtgtgtgtggaagcatcattttactttttgtgctgttttttggGTTGTGCTGTGCCATTCA GTGGAAGAAGTTTTTGGAAAAGCCTGTGCCAAATCCAGGCCTCAGTTCTTTGGCAAAGTGGCTGTCACAAAATCATCACAAG GGGGTGGGGATCTTCCAGTCATTTACTCATCACTCCGAAAACATCTGTGACCAGGTGTACACAGAGGAAAGTCGAAGACCAAACATGCCTTCAATTACTCCCATCTGTTACG AGACGCAGCTCCTGTCTTCTCCCGAAGAATCCATTTCATCCCTCTCCACAGAGAGCAGCTCGATGAACCCATATCGCAGTCAGAGTTCAATGGAAACCTCGATGCCAAGAACCGAAAAACTATGTCAGGGTGACTCAGGGAAACCACATGAAAAGACAACGCCGAAGAGTGTGTATGTCAGTCTAAGCATGTTGGAACAGGGTAATGTTAGGTGA
- the rdh14b gene encoding retinol dehydrogenase 14b yields the protein MFMFNHFRVNFVSCIHNTLCCLAVLPCRLATGSSFMATSVLIAAVVGGGVLLLMRRLFPRQKAAQLLRYPAGTMRGKTVIVTGANSGIGKALAGELLKLHARVIMACRDLRSAEDAAQDMKRQAGPEQGEVVIKHLDLASLRSVKKFCEEVNKEESRVDVLVNNAGIYQCPYTKTEDGFEMQLGVNHLGHFLLTHLLLDLLKVSAPSRIVVVSSKLYKYGHISFNDLNSEGKYNKAFCYSQSKLANLLFTLELARQLEGTGVTVNALTPGIVRTKLGRHVQIPLLAKPLFHLASLVFFKSPLEGAQTPLYLACSTEVEGMSGKCFANCEEEELTADATDEQAAKKLWDTSRRMVGLANQPGASSAGT from the exons atgtttatgtttaatcaTTTCCGGGTTAATTTTGTAAGTTGTATACATAACACATTGTGTTGCTTAGCGGTCCTGCCTTGCCGACTTGCTACCGGTTCTTCTTTCATGGCTACATCTGTGCTAATAGCCGCTGTTGTCGGCGGTGGGGTTCTTCTTCTTATGCGGCGTTTATTCCCCCGACAAAAAGCTGCTCAACTGCTCCGGTACCCGGCTGGCACCATGCGAGGAAAGACCGTAATTGTGACCGGGGCTAACAGCGGGATAGGGAAGGCTTTGGCCGGGGAGCTGCTGAAGCTCCATGCCCGGGTCATCATGGCTTGTCGGGACCTGCGGAGCGCTGAAGACGCAGCCCAGGACATGAAGAGACAAGCGGGACCAGAGCAGGGGGAGGTGGTCATCAAACACCTGGACCTCGCTTCTCTCAGATCAGTGAAGAAATTCTGTGAGGAAGTCAACAAG gaggAATCCAGGGTTGATGTGCTGGTCAACAACGCTGGCATCTACCAGTGTCCCTACACTAAGACAGAGGATGGTTTTGAGATGCAGCTCGGAGTGAATCACTTGGGTCATTTCCTTCTCACTCATCTGCTGCTGGACCTCCTGAAGGTATCAGCCCCCAGCCGCATTGTTGTGGTGTCCTCTAAACTTTACAAATATGGCCACATTAGCTTCAATGACTTGAATAGTGAAGGGAAGTACAACAAAGCCTTCTGCTACAGCCAGAGCAAGTTGGCCAACCTGCTGTTCACACTCGAGTTGGCTCGTCAGCTTGAGGGCACGGGGGTCACGGTAAACGCCCTCACCCCGGGCATCGTGCGGACCAAGCTGGGCAGACACGTTCAAATCCCTCTCCTGGCTAAGCCGCTGTTCCACCTCGCCTCATTGGTCTTTTTCAAGAGTCCGTTAGAGGGAGCTCAGACGCCGCTTTATCTGGCCTGCTCCACGGAGGTGGAGGGCATGTCGGGGAAGTGCTTCGCTAACTGCGAGGAAGAGGAGTTGACGGCTGACGCTACAGATGAGCAGGCAGCCAAGAAACTGTGGGACACGAGCAGAAGGATGGTTGGACTCGCTAACCAACCGGGGGCCAGTTCTGCGGGGACTTAA